The following are from one region of the Streptococcus sp. 1643 genome:
- a CDS encoding GNAT family N-acetyltransferase: protein MSLTSQLITDVFPDLDKVEKLNKEAFPEEERVPLSEFLRYQDREDAHFFAFYNQEEFVGFAFAISNPKAFYISFFAIMPHLRSHGYGKEIIEKLTDFYQRTMLLEVERLDEECDNLEQRKARMDFYRQNGFKTANAFLEYDGLSFEILYRGDYFDEEAYRDIFQKLQNEHYFDFHIEYRRFSDH, encoded by the coding sequence ATGAGTTTGACTAGTCAATTAATAACGGATGTATTTCCTGATCTGGATAAGGTTGAAAAGCTAAACAAGGAAGCATTCCCTGAGGAAGAACGAGTTCCTCTGTCAGAATTTTTACGCTATCAAGACCGAGAAGACGCTCACTTTTTTGCCTTTTATAACCAAGAAGAGTTTGTCGGCTTTGCTTTTGCCATCTCCAATCCAAAGGCCTTCTATATCAGTTTTTTTGCCATCATGCCCCACTTGAGAAGCCACGGATATGGAAAAGAAATCATCGAAAAGCTGACTGATTTTTACCAGCGAACCATGTTACTAGAAGTCGAGCGATTGGACGAAGAATGCGATAACTTGGAGCAGAGAAAGGCCCGCATGGATTTCTATCGCCAAAATGGTTTCAAAACAGCCAACGCTTTTCTAGAGTACGATGGTTTGAGTTTTGAAATTCTCTACCGTGGCGACTATTTTGACGAAGAGGCCTATCGCGACATCTTCCAAAAGTTACAAAATGAACATTATTTTGACTTTCATATAGAGTATCGTCGTTTTAGTGACCATTAA
- a CDS encoding PspC domain-containing protein has translation MEKRLVRNVQDKKIAGVCAGIGDYFNMDHTLVRALWIIFTLLGGSGILAYAVLYFLLPEGNAEA, from the coding sequence ATGGAAAAACGCCTTGTTCGTAACGTACAAGACAAAAAGATTGCTGGTGTTTGTGCAGGTATCGGTGACTACTTTAACATGGACCACACACTTGTTCGTGCACTTTGGATCATCTTCACCCTACTTGGTGGTTCTGGAATCTTAGCTTATGCTGTTCTCTACTTCCTTCTTCCAGAAGGCAATGCAGAAGCTTAA